The nucleotide sequence TTactattttttataatttttattaGATGTGGATACGGATCTGAATATCAATACTAATACAAAACAGATAGTTCGCATATGGATTCACATCCCATACCCATTTAACTTTGTTATAAGTAAATATCAATGTAATGATTTTAGGAAATAAATCATGTAATGAGATATCCAAATATAATAAGTATATTATTTTTTTTGGCTCATGTTCATCCTAGAACTATCAAAGTGATCATCTTAGTCCTTAAACTTTATATTTTGAATTCAATGTCACCTCGTTTTAGTCCTTAAGCTTTATATTTTGAATTCGATTTCACCTGTGAACTACCAAAGTGCATTTTAGTCCTTCAACTTTTTTTTGCTCACTGTCATTACTTGCCTTACATGGAACACCGTGATGTCACGTCTGTTAGCCCTAGGACCACCCACGATTTAAGATAAATGGTCATCGTTAGGTTCCAGTGTATGTGACGTTGTCCTAGCTATCGAACCGGACATCACACTTTTAATATTTATATccataatttaaaataaatataaataagatccaaatactCTTGAATATGAATAATCGGATCGTTCGGATCCGTATCTATTTCATATATCATATATTCATATTGTTCAATTACAATTTTATTTTTCTCATTTCAATAATTAAATATAAATTTTAGCTTACTGATaaaaagatattattttttaTCATAATTGGTTATTAGTTCAGCTTTACGCTAGAAATAGCTAAGAAAAAGTTGTAGATtttgttgtaacacggcctccgagagtggcggagacctacgcggcCAGCAGTTCGTAAAGACGTCTCTgaccaactacctaagcaaaggcccagctaccacgccaccagacccagaaagatgacggtttctcagactacttgcaggacgctgccggtgaccctggcgcagccttcgcccggttagctcgtaggcgtctccgggcagagggggcggaggccgccctgctgcaaggctaatcaagtgccaacattacctacgtgtgtgtgcaggtaaccagaggaaggcgctcgtggacggcgcgggcgtgccggttcggcctccgctcgtaggggcagagacccaagcaggaggacgacaatactgggcgtcgggggtctgcggcctcggcgtcccagggGCAGAGACCGATGGCGGAGGCCTAAAGGCccttcgccgaatcctgaggcccgatggggcggagaccgacggcggaggtccaaaggcccatcgccgaatcctgaggcctgatggggcggagaccaacggcggaggtccaaaggcccatcgccgaatcctgaggcctgatgggcccgctgatcgcgcaggcccagtacctgagggcggcatgataagattacccccgagaggaaagacgagtagtggaatattccgagaacgtactgtagcagttgaagggtactattgtaaactctgtaaaagtggtagtttgagccctataaatagggaacacttgtaatagTACGCCAAGTTGGAaaatgaatgaatgaaaccctagttttacgtgccatttccctacacgcccacttgtcgtgcctgtttcccgagcctccgcctgagggcagcgcttggcgggcggaggcctctacctcctccacactgtttgagaccgcaagtctcaacattggcgcccaccgttgtatgacgagtttgagaaatactgcagatcagacaatgacctccggaaaaggctggaggagcagggtcaaaacagacagcaaaacagcagcaaaaactcccaaaaaagctatacgaaccagaatgcatcaaatcagaaatcaggccaggggcaagtgctcagcatcgagggtcaaccttacctcgaacaagggcaactggcagcgccagcagggccggagacccagaccagaaaccaaggtcggcaaggttaccaaggctaaaactagaacaaaaaccacaatcagaaacaacgcaggccatattgcaTTTTTCATGGCAAAagcgcagggcacagcaccaaagattgtccagagacaaaagagacacaggaaaggatgaagaacaaacagactgcccaacctccgacacagcagagcgcaagagaggtcaacaccacctacacaaatGGCCACCAgtagtactgcccaatgtacccagcgctaaacgcaaaccaaatacatccctccacactggcctctgcctattacccaaacttcctaccagcatggcggtcagcgccttcgcagcagcctccggcggGCAACTACAGGtcagaggcaagcctgacctacataaacccaaaacctccccacataacctacctcgTAACAAACCCACCGccacaaaaccaaagcaggttCGAGCCTCCACCGCAACAGcagcacatgcagcaactgcctcctccaccaccccacaaccaaccaccaacaccaaaaactgagccaaacccagaaaaccaagtcaacccccatggaccgctacccacaataggcatgatactaccaatcaccggaggatcatcaatggagtttcaaacaaaaaagcagaaaaatgatcacctccgcctggtaaacaacgtagcagtccaaggcacagcaaaatacacagattggtccagagtcccaatcacttTCACGGAAAAAGATCTCCacctagaaagctaccctcacacagacgcaatggtaatcaagaccaacatagtagcatgggagataagcagagtactgattgacactagcagttcagcagatatcatcttcgcaaataccttcgaccaaatgaagctcagcagaaatcaactaaagccctccgaatcccctttgataggattcggaggcaagcagatacaagcattaggaaaaatctcactcccagtgtcgtttggaacccaagcaaatgctagaaccgagtacataaccttcgatgTCGTCGATTTGTATTActcatacaatgccatcttgggcagaggattcacaaccaaattcaacgcagccctgcatatggcctacctgtgcatgaaaataccagcactccatggtattatcacagtccgagatagccagaaagaagcaagaaacatagaaaaagcaatctacagagcccaaagaaacatcaatgcagtcgagtcggcagacaaagaactagagcctccagatatgcccagaggaaaaatagatatggcaggtcaagaagagacaaaggtgacccctctagaaaaggagttaccagacaaaaaagtaacaatcagctcagaattgagcaaagcagaggaggaagagctcatggaaactctagtaaaaaacaaagacatcttcgcctggtcagccttcgacctacagggagtcagcagggacatcatacagcatgacCTGGacatcaatgaaaacatgaggccaagaaagcagaaacagagaaaaatgtcggaggacagaatcctggcagcaaagacggaggtgcaaagattgctagatgcaaaagtcatcagggaagtcaagtattcagaatggcttgcaaacgtagtactggtaccaaagaagaatggcaaaatgagaatgtgcatagatttcacagatctgaacaaagcttgcaaaaaagaccctttcccattgccaagaatagatgcctccgtcgacaaggtaGCTACATGCCAGAGGTTTTCTCTCcttgattgtttctctgggtatcaccaaatctggatgaaaaaagatgacgaagacaagacaagtttcaccactccattcgggacatattgctacactAGAATGCCGAAGGGCCTCAAAAATGctggagcaacctttgccagaatgacaaaggaagttttgggctcacaactagatagaaacatcatagcctacgtcgacgacatagtggtcatgagcaagaacaaggatgatcatgtctctgacttacaggagaccttcgccaacctcaggacagctggcctccgcctcaacccagaaaaatgtatatttagagttacaaaagggaagatgctcggatacatcataagcagcgaaggcatcaaagcgaacccagacaaaaccagagcaataatgacaatggcagaaccaaaaaataagaaagaagtgcaaaagctgatgggaagaatagcagcactcaacagattcatctcaaaatcagtagAACACGGcctccccttcttccaagccctgaggggcggagacaactttgagtgggggtccaagcagtcggaggcatttcataacttgaaagagtatctagcaaactcactggtggtctccgtcccagaatcggacagtcacctattgctatatgtggcggcctccgaccatgcagtcagcgtagtcttagttcacgagctggaaaaagaatcaggcaaaactcaaaagccagtttattttatcttagaagcactgtccggagccaagctaaactacactaaggtagaaaaagttgcctacgcagtgctgatggcatcaagaaaaactaaagcattatttccaagcccacgaaatctcagttccaacatcgctgccactgcaagacttgctcagaaacaaagaagcctccagcagaataggcaaatgggctacagagctatcacagtttggtatctcgtatgtccccagaacaacaatcaaatcacaagcactagccgattttgtagAAGATTGGAATtctccgacagagcccaaggtacaaccaaccactcaaggctggatagcattcacggatggagcctagggccaagtcggagcaggagcctccgccgtcctaaTGGCACCCTCCGGCGTTAGACtaaaatacgcagcaaggctagagttcaaatcaacaaacaacatagcagaatatgaaggcctgatcctagcgctcagtaaagcaaaggccctaggggcaaaaacattaacagtcaaaatagattctcaagtggttactggccaagtagagaaagaatacacagcaagagagccagaactcatcaaatacctatccgttgtcagaaatttggagcggagattcgagggcttcaccctgaagcacatcccaagatcagaaaatgtagaggcagatgaactagcaaaagctacggcaaacaacctgccactgccaccaaacactttttaccagatcctgaagtctccggcaactgcggagacatctaaggcacctaagcccatactacacctgcaaaatgaagattggagaaaggcgataacagaattcttagaaggcaaaaccaccgaagaagatgaagcaaaagcagcaagaatataggctagggcaagaaattacacaatcatagatggtgtactgtacaagaaaggagtggtccagcctctcctcaaatgcatatcgcagagcgaaggcatagagttgcttcaagaaatacactcaggaatttgcgggtcgcacattcGCTCTAGAGCATTattagcaaaggcaataaggcaaggcttttattggccaacacacatacaagacgcagagcagatagtcagaacatgcaaagcatgccaaacattctctcccgggcagtcaaaaccatcgtcggagaccaAGCTTATACCCCCGACATGGCtgctacaaagatggggtatggacctggtcggcccattaccaccatcccaaggaggaaacagattcacagtagtggtagtagaatattttacaagatggatagaagcaaagccgctggcgaagataacctcagaaactatcagaaaattcttctggcaaaacatcatttgcagattcggtgtaccgaggattctgacagtagacaatggaaaacaattcgattcagagaacttcaaagaattctacaaaagcattgggacaaaacttgccttcgcctcagtataccacccagagtccaatggtgctgtggaaagagcaaacagaatagtgttttcagcaatatcaaaaacattgctgggcctacgcaaaggaaaatgggtagatgaattacccagagtgatttggtcacacaatacatctatctcaagaacaacaggattcacaccattcaaactgctttatggagaagaggccatgatgctagaagaaatcaagcatgaaagcctccgcacaacgagacagctaatgttgcaagatgaagaatatgcaaaagaaacaatagaagccataagactggaagcagtcgaaaacattgcaaaatattagtcccaaaccaagaagtggagagactctcaggtggtaaggaaagacataaaacacagagacctcgtactcagaagaaaaccgaacgcacaacttgttggcaaactgcaaccgaaatgggaaggcccatacacagtaGCGACAGCAGGCCACCatggctctttccacttgaccgataGCGAAGGTGTCATGACAACCCATACctggaatattgacagcctccgcagatactacatctaggcaatgtaccaaagggcaacctccgcaaataataagcggaggcccctccatTCATTTACCTTTCAACTcttttttcttcaacccaaaaaatgtaaaagagcctgtactcttttcctcacaggggaactccaagcggaggtgaggtttttaatgaggcaggctcaatgtaaaaatcctctagaagtataaagaggtaattccccaaaagaacgcttgaaaagtccaaaaccgaaagcggccagctctggcgccacaatattcggtgaacaaaaataagcacaggtcctttcaaagcgtcggccacaggcattggcaatttgaaacgacctctatggctAAACAGGCCtttgaccttgacaaagacctgccCAGAGTCAGGCATCAAAGCATAAatcaccttggccaaacaggccatcgaccttgacaaagacctatccaaattcaggcatcaaggcataaaccaccttggccaaacaggcctccgacccttgatgaagacctgaccagattcaggcatcaaggcaaaaacaaccttggccaaacaggcctctgacccttgatgaagacctgaccagatttaggcatcaaggcaaaaacaaccttggccaaacaggcctccgaccttgacgaagacctgaacaaatttaggcatcaaggcaaaaacaacctcggccaaacaggcctccgaccttaacaaaaaaccaccccaagcatcaggggcaacaccattatggcgctagaaccaggaagaaggtctccgccatcgaaaacagcaaaacgaggaaaaggtctgacaaaaccctgtcacttaggcactaggcctatttacttcaaaagatctcaaaaggcacgaataattcaagcaagatataggccattaaagccaagatacgttccaacaaacaacgtaccaaaaatttaacaaccaaaagccaccaccccGCTATAAAACGGGTTCCCCCCACgcccttaaaacctcagtcagcataaggcgcaaggggggaagaaggcagagcacaagcacaagccacggcaacggccatggaggcaggggtctccttagatatctaagtcggtcgtagatattgtatgaaaacttgtaaaatcggaggcaccagtagacggtcagagacagtgggaaaagagacaggaactacggcacggtgatgaacagcgtaggcctacggaagaagggggatatcgcacgaaatctcgtaacatccccccgacgccggagacctaacctgccatctccacaaatgaaacatgtcccacgggtgtgcaacgtcggaggcccataccaccagacagctaaaacacccagctaaagaaataccaaaagtctccgTCGTCTGCACAAGCCGCGCCAAACCTCCTATCGGATCACacaccgattcagcaagcctcgccaggcggacttcaagtacgcctccgccggccAAAAAACTGTCAACACTTCTACCctggccatcaagcaagcacagaggagagaacatggggcggaggtcctggccaccacctctgtatcgcgcacattcgcccaagcaaaggcccatGGTGTGCAAGCttgggactagacgagatatgtaaactagcacaacagacataagcccccacacaaacaatcaagaaagtgaacctattttgtattccataaaacatcaagtagcattcttacaggacacaaacttacaataaaatccaaactattgtggcggaggtccacgtcaagcaagcgcgcgagtaaacccagcgcgctcgtcgtctatgtcaaacttaactgactcaaacacgtcgcgcgcaacgctgcggggaaaggccgaatgccaatactcccaaagctctccgctcacataaataccgttgttgtagagagtcaaaggcgcgacatcttgcgcaggctcccaattcggaacctgcgcaaggttaaaattttccacaaaatcattcagaacaaaagaaactttatttacaagagcccaactggactacaatatacaagtcaaaacagctaagtcctacaaagagcctagaccttcgGTGCCTCGGCCGCAGCAGAAGTCCCTGGAacggagcccgcatcaactgtgggTGGGGATggcgcctgcggcctccgaccatcaccACCGCCGATCGTAGCGCCCACCGGAGCGCCATCAGTGGCGGAGGCACCGCCCGCGGTCGCCGAGCACGGAACTGgcggaggcctgcccgcaagactcttctgTGCATCCTGTAGCACAGGCTAAAATATCAGTGGCACAGGCAATGAAAGCCTTCGCAGCTTCGCAAAAAAGCAAGGAGAGAAAAATAGCGGCTACAAtgactagaaataccttcgccctcttttcctccACCAGTTTTTGGGCAGCcggtctcccaaatggagcccaaaagtacccaatgaaatttctcaaggttttttgcaaaccaagagaagtctcagcAAGCTCCTTTGGACCCGGCAGCACTCCCTCCGGAATAatttcggtatgcgtacacccgccgtgcaccaaaagcttggcgtaattcgctactcccgccagcgcctcgtagtccgtgcagccattgatcagaccggggagcttcgcaaggtgacgctttagccaggaggcgagggcgtagacGCTGTCTTCCTCTGGAGGAGCGGAGGTTTTGCCTCCGAACTCAGCGACGATGGCCTGGTAATGGCCAACGGTTGAAGCAAGGACCCCCTTGATcgagtccaaacgcctcgtcgtcgaagacagctgctcccccaccgcagctgcggattccttctcagaggccagCTCTCACTAGAGACCCTCGGCCAACTCGTTCGCCCTACGGGCCTGCTCGGCGGACAAAACTTCTGCATCCTGGGCCTTGGCGACATCGGCCCTCAAAgcctccttttcttgttccttctccgccagagaaaggcggagagctgcaagggagttggccaaaccccctttttcaccttccaggcactcgttctccgccttgagcgcttcaatcgtAGCATCTCGGTCAAAGACCTCGCGAGTGCAGCGCTCGTCCATAACAAcggccgtgtgatacccctacaatcagaaagaagaagaccaaggcgatcagcaataaaaacaaaaacaagtctaaaggcgaacatacaccaaaaaaggcaaaccgccaaagacgcaccaagctctggtgttctagatgaacatggagaagttggaagaaatctatgtccctcagacgctgtttgaagtgatctgttcaaagaagaacaaacaaacacaaaaccataaggtgagaaaagcaaatctcacaataaatacaccaactgccagagaccacctccgacgtctctaagaaccccaagatagcactcttcccaacctgagatagaagtgtcggaggagcctgcgtagcaaaaaaacaacaacaacaacaactcaggtcagagggccaatcagaaataggcaataacaaccggccaaaagacgagtaagataaaaacactctatactcactcggacccggcgccaTCGGCCCTGGCTGCCCCGGACCAAACCTGACGCTGGCAGCGGCCGCTCGCTCCTCCGaggtgaggagtccagccatgacatcacctacaaagcaccaagtacacagtattagcacttgatagaatacataaacaaataaatcaggcgaagacagtaaacacaaaaatgtgcgcCAAACAAACTCACTCATAAAAAGCCAAGGCTGGGCCACCTGCCGAGCCCCCTGGGCAGAAGTCTTCGCCCCATCAtgcggcgaaggcccaaagggccggatctcctcagccagcggcctggcgggcggagggctcgaagaagaCTGAGCCACCGGGGCCTGCTCAACTAGCACGACCTCCGGTGCGAGGGAAGGCGCAACAACAGCGAGAGACAGTGCAACAACAGCGGGAGACAAAGGAGCGTGCTCCAAGACGACCTCCGcgccctcttcagaacttgaatacAACCCGCCAAAAATGCCAGGCATAGGATCAGCGGCGCTAGCCTCCGGCTGTTCGACGACACTCGCAGCACCGTGCAAGGAGCATGCCGGAGCAGCGCTGGCCTTTGGAAGCTCCGCACCGCTCAAAGCACCGCGTACAGGGCGCAACAGAGCTACAGGAGAGCCATGAACCCCGCCGCTCGTGACCCGCACGTCCATTGATGGGACAGAGGAGCTCTGAATGTCTTCACTGCCGGCGGAGGCAACGCCCGCACTACCGGCCGAGGACACAGCCGGCGCGATCACCAGAGCACCGGTCTTCTTCTTTTTCGCAGGCGCCTGAGCAAcagcggcgcccttcctcttcttggactcggcctcTGCCATAACATTCTTCGCGgacgccttcttcttcttcttcttcttgtcaatcgaagccaggaccttagcgggaacctcgcgctcccggtagatGATCCCGAGCatctcaaaaactcgattgatccacggcatggtgcctgccatggatctccgagacgtgtactcacgctcggaaatTTTGCCAACCAACCCAATGGTGGCCTCCTCAACGTCGGCAATGAAGTTGTCCTCTGTCACCCCTCCCCCAAAGACCGGCCAAAGCGGGGGAAAGGAATCCCAGCCTCCGGCCCAAAAACGGGAACCTTCACCTTTTCTAGCCGAAAGGCTGGGTTGTCTCTGCccaggggccagtagttggaggccataatctcctccaccaggtcaCGACCCCCggagtagcggcacgctgccgcaaaagccCGGTCGCAAGCCTTCCTTGCCGGAGACATCTCCTCCGGTGGATCCACGCGCGTATGCGGCGCCATCACCTCcattcttgaagtcaatggatactccatgacctccgcaccatcctcggtagtgccgcggaccccgtaggtcttcacgtagaaccacagCTCAAGCCAGCCGTGGTCCCATTTGCCTTtctggcaaaaagaaatctccaggCGATCTACGCCTTGGTTTCTCTTTGACatgaaggtgcaactaccatactggtagatcacctccacctccttgccctcccgcatctccttcttcttctttggctgcttctgcagctcgtagtaagcgcagaaggtgtccacatttggctcggcgccataagaaacacatgcccagcagaatttgctgagcatgaggaaggcagtaggagtcagatgatggagctggacattgaaggtctccaacacccggcggaGGAAGGGGATGTTAGGAAGTcagaggccgcaggtgaagaagtcctgaaacaccaccgcatatccctcctctGGCTCCAGAACGGTCTGGCCAGGCGGAGGGATtttttaccctcgaagaaggaaaatatgattccttcaacatctccgtgaccgcctcttcagtaatggaggaggggccaaaatcccatgactttatcaCCATGTCTCTGGAATCCGcagcgatcaggtctccgacGGACGTGGAGACactctccaaatcctcctccactagcttttcaaatTCTAATGCGGAGGccgaggcaagcatgcactcctcaaagcgagCACTCCAGCCGGCGGCCCTAACGCCAAGAAGGTGGTGATAGGGTCCGAAGAAGGCGGGCCGGCGAGTATGGGCAGAGgcggaaaagaaagccaccgcgACGGCAGCCTAGGCAGAAGACGCAAGCGGAAAGACAGAACGCGCGAAGGCAGCTcaggcgaaagcgaagagagcagagagcgatttctcaaaggcaaggaaagcgaatgagcagtgcgggggggggggaccccgccaccaaccccgcccttatataggccgcgGGAGGGTAGTTTGTCTCCCGCcgtacaacggtcatctccggagaaTTCGCCTGACgcccaacggtcatctccggagaaGTTGCAAGGTATACAACGGAAAGCAATACGACGTAAACGGCCACAACGTAGGACAACGGCTAGTTTTGTAGCCTAACGGCTACTATGACAAGACCAGCAGccacgccagagcgggccagggggaacCTGTGGGGATCGGTCGGAGACATGACTACGCGCAGTCTCTGCCCCCATGGACGTCCTTGCttagggcgttttgagctcacgacacgctcgggcggaccgtggtctcaaaaggggggaactgttgtaacacggcctccgagagtgg is from Miscanthus floridulus cultivar M001 chromosome 7, ASM1932011v1, whole genome shotgun sequence and encodes:
- the LOC136465860 gene encoding uncharacterized protein is translated as MPWINRVFEMLGIIYREREVPAKVLASIDKKKKKKKASAKNVMAEAESKKRKGAAVAQAPAKKKKTGALVIAPAVSSAGSAGVASAGSEDIQSSSVPSMDVRVTSGGVHGSPVALLRPVRGALSGAELPKASAAPACSLHGAASVVEQPEASAADPMPGIFGGLYSSSEEGAEVVLEHAPLSPAVVALSLAVVAPSLAPEVVLVEQAPVAQSSSSPPPARPLAEEIRPFGPSPHDGAKTSAQGARQVAQPWLFMSDVMAGLLTSEERAAAASGYHTAVVMDERCTREVFDRDATIEALKAENECLEGEKGGLANSLAALRLSLAEKEQEKEALRADVAKAQDAEVLSAEQAIVAEFGGKTSAPPEEDSVYALASWLKRHLAKLPGLINGCTDYEALAGVANYAKLLVHGGCTHTEIIPEGVLPGPKELAETSLGLQKTLRNFIGYFWAPFGRPAAQKLVEEKRAKDAQKSLAGRPPPVPCSATAGGASATDGAPVGATIGGGDGRRPQAPSPPTVDAGSVPGTSAAAEAPKV